One segment of Bradyrhizobium sp. CB2312 DNA contains the following:
- a CDS encoding cyclic nucleotide-binding domain-containing protein — protein sequence MAVTAPDLKAFLLATPFFGGLADQSLDLLRSMLVERRFDPGATVVAEGEPGRSLFIIESGRLAVSKRANAGGIIPISVLERGDFFGEMTLIEMQNRSATVIAESPTVLYELTAKNLYACYKADIHAYVIVLQNINRELCRRLRRADDRFAGREVGDDN from the coding sequence ATGGCTGTCACTGCCCCCGACCTGAAAGCGTTCCTGCTCGCAACGCCATTCTTCGGTGGTCTTGCGGATCAAAGTCTAGACCTCCTGAGGTCGATGCTGGTCGAACGCCGCTTCGATCCCGGCGCAACGGTCGTGGCCGAGGGCGAGCCGGGTCGCTCGCTGTTCATCATCGAATCCGGCCGGCTCGCGGTGAGCAAACGGGCGAATGCGGGAGGCATCATCCCGATTTCCGTTCTGGAGCGCGGCGATTTCTTCGGCGAGATGACCCTGATCGAAATGCAGAACCGCTCCGCCACGGTGATCGCAGAAAGTCCGACGGTGCTGTACGAACTGACCGCCAAAAATCTCTACGCCTGCTACAAGGCCGACATCCACGCCTATGTGATCGTCCTGCAGAACATCAATCGCGAGCTGTGCCGGCGGCTGCGAAGGGCCGATGATCGGTTCGCCGGGCGCGAGGTGGGTGACGACAATTGA
- a CDS encoding TetR/AcrR family transcriptional regulator, with product MKVSKAIGKRAKPLAVEGKSPPTAGLRQRKQQATRERLTRAAMALFRERGFEATTIDDIAAKAEMSRRSFFHYFASKEDVVAAWQEDAAAALVAEILARPADESMLTAAENAIAAAVKRVDPAEATAMSRLKRDNPALHARDQLKYEKLERALADGLAQRAKSKSDMAKARLVAMIATGAMRVGGDSWMGEGAREKPEVFVKRTFDAIRAILK from the coding sequence TTGAAGGTTTCGAAGGCCATCGGGAAGCGTGCCAAGCCATTGGCCGTGGAAGGAAAATCGCCGCCGACTGCGGGCCTGCGCCAGCGCAAGCAGCAGGCGACGCGCGAGCGCCTGACCCGCGCGGCGATGGCGCTGTTCCGCGAGCGCGGCTTCGAAGCCACCACGATCGACGACATTGCGGCCAAAGCGGAGATGTCGCGCCGCAGCTTCTTCCATTACTTCGCGTCCAAGGAGGACGTGGTCGCCGCCTGGCAGGAAGATGCCGCGGCCGCGCTGGTCGCCGAGATCCTCGCAAGGCCTGCGGACGAATCCATGCTCACCGCGGCGGAGAATGCCATCGCCGCAGCGGTCAAGCGCGTCGATCCGGCCGAGGCGACGGCAATGTCGCGGCTCAAGCGGGACAACCCCGCGCTTCATGCGCGCGACCAGCTCAAATACGAGAAGCTCGAGCGCGCGCTGGCCGATGGGCTCGCCCAGCGCGCGAAAAGCAAGTCGGACATGGCGAAGGCCCGGCTCGTCGCCATGATCGCCACCGGCGCAATGCGCGTCGGCGGCGACAGCTGGATGGGCGAAGGCGCGCGGGAAAAGCCGGAAGTTTTCGTGAAGCGGACCTTCGATGCGATCCGGGCAATCTTGAAGTGA
- a CDS encoding Twin-arginine translocation pathway signal: MTTVVFNRRTLLTAGGTLLAGASGLLLPVRAEGLAPTETMSGGANNYRKGAAIVERIGKGGFWMSGTVRRAGDGAPLAGQRIQIWAHTVEGQEHEPQSHGATLTDKDGKFRLEMPQIIPIFGQPHGHLAYDSGEFKTVFLRPVMRSPKETSLEAHFVLAPA; the protein is encoded by the coding sequence ATGACCACGGTCGTCTTCAATCGCCGCACCCTCCTCACCGCTGGCGGCACTCTCCTTGCCGGCGCGTCCGGGCTTCTGTTGCCGGTCCGTGCCGAAGGCCTCGCGCCGACCGAAACGATGTCGGGCGGAGCGAACAATTATCGCAAGGGCGCGGCGATCGTGGAGCGGATCGGCAAGGGCGGCTTCTGGATGAGCGGCACGGTGCGCCGCGCCGGCGACGGGGCTCCGCTCGCGGGACAGCGCATCCAGATCTGGGCGCACACGGTCGAAGGGCAGGAGCACGAGCCGCAGAGCCACGGCGCTACGCTCACCGACAAGGACGGCAAGTTCCGGCTCGAGATGCCGCAGATCATTCCGATCTTCGGCCAGCCGCATGGCCACCTCGCCTATGACAGCGGTGAATTCAAGACCGTGTTCCTGCGGCCGGTGATGCGGAGCCCGAAGGAAACCAGCCTCGAGGCGCATTTCGTCCTTGCGCCGGCCTGA
- a CDS encoding FAD-dependent oxidoreductase, protein MAKDEVQRTDRNALMPQFTRPEQTFPALAPAEIERLRHFGELRRYKDGELLFETGKQGPGMFVVLAGHVAITQRDGLGHVTPVIDQGPGQFLAELGQLSGRPALVDGRAEGEVEVLLVPPNRLRALLVAEAELGERIMRALILRRVNLIQGGIGGPVLIGPSNSVGVVRLQGFLTRNGQPHHLLDPDSEHDAAEIITRYSPKPEDWPLVVTADGTVLRNPSETELGRAIGMIGGAKDDRIFDVAIVGCGPAGLATAVYAASEGLSVAVVDTRAFGGQAGASARIENYLGFPTGISGQALAGRAFTQAQKFGAEIMIPMSVSSLDCSRTNGAFALALDCGDTLRSRAVVVASGARYRRPDIANLDTFEGRGVWYWASPVEARLCAGEEVALVGAGNSAGQAAVFLSGHAKRVLMIIRGGGLGASMSRYLIERIEATPNIELMFNTEITALEGDETSLLRRIRWKSRLSDDEDEAEIHNLFLFVGADPATSWLDGCGVTLDRGGFVVTGAQSELNQGKLVAPLETSVPGVYAVGDVRSGSVKRVGGAIGEGAQVVASLHGYLGDAAKPAL, encoded by the coding sequence ATGGCGAAGGACGAGGTGCAACGAACCGACAGGAACGCGCTCATGCCGCAGTTCACGCGTCCCGAGCAGACTTTTCCGGCGCTGGCGCCGGCCGAGATCGAGCGCCTGCGCCATTTCGGTGAGTTGAGGCGCTATAAAGACGGCGAGCTGCTGTTCGAGACCGGCAAGCAGGGTCCCGGCATGTTCGTGGTGCTGGCGGGCCACGTCGCGATCACCCAGCGCGACGGGCTCGGCCATGTCACGCCGGTGATCGATCAGGGGCCGGGGCAGTTCCTGGCCGAGCTCGGCCAGCTCTCGGGCAGGCCGGCGCTGGTCGACGGACGCGCCGAGGGCGAGGTCGAGGTGCTCCTCGTTCCGCCGAACCGGCTGCGTGCGCTGCTGGTGGCCGAAGCCGAGCTGGGCGAGCGCATCATGCGCGCGCTGATCCTGCGCCGGGTCAATTTGATCCAGGGCGGCATCGGCGGGCCCGTGCTGATCGGGCCGTCGAACTCCGTCGGCGTGGTGCGCCTGCAGGGCTTTCTCACCCGCAACGGCCAGCCGCATCATCTGCTCGACCCCGACAGCGAGCATGACGCGGCCGAGATCATCACGCGCTATTCGCCGAAGCCGGAGGATTGGCCGCTCGTCGTCACCGCCGACGGCACCGTCCTGCGCAATCCCAGCGAGACCGAGCTCGGCCGTGCCATCGGCATGATCGGCGGCGCCAAGGACGATCGCATCTTCGACGTTGCGATCGTCGGCTGCGGACCGGCGGGACTTGCAACCGCGGTCTATGCGGCGTCCGAAGGCCTCTCGGTCGCGGTCGTCGACACCCGCGCTTTCGGCGGCCAGGCCGGCGCCAGCGCGCGCATCGAAAACTATCTGGGCTTTCCGACCGGCATCTCGGGCCAGGCGCTGGCGGGGCGCGCCTTCACCCAGGCGCAGAAATTCGGCGCCGAGATCATGATTCCGATGTCGGTGAGCTCGCTGGATTGCTCGCGTACCAACGGCGCCTTCGCGTTGGCGCTGGATTGCGGCGACACCTTGCGCTCGCGCGCGGTGGTGGTCGCGAGCGGCGCGCGCTATCGCCGTCCCGACATCGCGAACCTCGACACGTTCGAAGGACGCGGCGTCTGGTACTGGGCCTCGCCGGTCGAGGCGCGGCTCTGCGCCGGCGAGGAGGTCGCTTTGGTCGGCGCCGGCAATTCGGCGGGGCAGGCGGCCGTGTTCCTGTCGGGCCACGCCAAGCGCGTGCTGATGATCATCCGCGGCGGCGGCCTAGGGGCCAGCATGTCGCGCTATCTCATCGAGCGCATCGAAGCGACGCCGAACATCGAATTGATGTTCAACACCGAGATCACCGCGCTCGAGGGCGACGAGACCTCGCTCTTGCGGCGCATCCGCTGGAAGAGCCGGCTCTCGGACGACGAGGACGAAGCCGAGATCCACAACCTCTTCCTGTTCGTCGGCGCCGATCCCGCCACCAGCTGGCTCGACGGCTGCGGCGTGACGCTCGATCGCGGCGGCTTCGTCGTCACCGGCGCGCAGTCCGAGCTGAATCAGGGCAAGCTGGTGGCGCCGCTCGAGACCTCGGTGCCCGGCGTCTACGCCGTCGGCGACGTCCGCTCCGGCTCGGTCAAGCGCGTCGGCGGCGCCATCGGCGAGGGCGCGCAGGTCGTCGCCTCCCTGCACGGCTATCTCGGCGACGCCGCAAAACCGGCGCTTTAG
- a CDS encoding fumarylacetoacetate hydrolase family protein, translating to MRLVSYLLDGEPRYGAAVEGGVVDLTKRIGRDFSDVKALIAANALADAQEAAAGQKPDHALEDLVLLPPVLAPEKLWCIGVNYAERNAEYKDNSDLPRYPSLFVRSMSSMTGSGQPLEKPDVSDQLDYEGELVIVIGQGGRHIPRERAFAHIFGMTLCNEGTIRDWLRHGKFNVTQGKNFDRSGSIGPWIVTADELDPRGPHDIVTRVNGEVRQQDTTERLMFPFDFLISYLSTFATLKPGDMIVTGTPTGAGARFDPPRWLKVGDVVEVESSRIGVLRNTVAAES from the coding sequence ATGCGACTCGTAAGCTATCTCCTGGACGGAGAGCCGCGCTATGGCGCGGCCGTCGAAGGCGGCGTGGTCGATCTGACCAAACGGATCGGCCGCGACTTTTCCGACGTGAAGGCGCTGATCGCGGCGAACGCGCTGGCCGACGCACAAGAGGCCGCGGCCGGACAGAAGCCGGATCACGCACTGGAAGATCTCGTCCTGCTGCCGCCGGTGCTGGCGCCGGAAAAGCTCTGGTGCATCGGCGTCAACTACGCCGAGCGCAACGCCGAATACAAGGACAATTCCGACCTGCCCAGATATCCCAGCCTGTTCGTGCGCAGCATGTCGTCGATGACCGGTTCCGGCCAGCCGCTGGAGAAGCCTGATGTCTCCGACCAGCTCGATTACGAAGGCGAGCTCGTCATCGTGATCGGGCAGGGCGGCCGTCACATCCCGCGCGAGAGGGCCTTCGCGCACATCTTCGGCATGACGCTGTGCAACGAGGGCACGATCCGCGACTGGCTGCGCCACGGCAAGTTCAACGTCACGCAGGGCAAGAATTTCGACCGCTCCGGCAGCATCGGGCCGTGGATCGTCACCGCGGACGAGCTCGATCCGCGCGGGCCGCACGACATCGTCACCCGCGTCAACGGCGAGGTGCGCCAGCAGGACACGACCGAGCGGCTGATGTTCCCGTTCGACTTCCTGATCTCCTATCTCTCCACCTTCGCCACGCTGAAGCCCGGCGACATGATCGTGACGGGCACGCCGACCGGCGCCGGCGCACGCTTCGATCCGCCGCGCTGGCTCAAGGTGGGCGACGTCGTCGAGGTCGAGTCCAGCCGCATCGGCGTGCTGCGCAACACCGTCGCCGCGGAGAGTTAA
- a CDS encoding tripartite tricarboxylate transporter substrate binding protein has translation MRLIWIAIAAAAAMLAGPASAQQWPARNVKLIVPYPAGGNVDSAARIIADKLQEKLGQPFIIENKAGAGGMIAGEAFAKSAPDGYTLFVGANGPVLFATEINKREAYTWKKDFLPISTISMTPLVLEVHPSVQANTFKEFIELAKREPGKLTMASPGPGTTNHLLSELMQSNLDLQWVTAHYRGNAPAINDLLGGQVQFAFDQLTVSLQHIKAGLFRALAVTSPHRLKSLPDVPTFAELGYKDFDGQTFTGLFAPAGTPGPIVDKLHETLVAILKDPGVVDKFDKLGGEATVMTPAGFRAYLEREDAKWIPVVRKANIKAD, from the coding sequence ATGAGATTAATCTGGATTGCCATAGCTGCCGCAGCCGCGATGCTGGCGGGCCCCGCATCGGCCCAGCAATGGCCGGCGCGCAACGTCAAACTGATCGTGCCCTATCCCGCCGGCGGCAATGTCGACAGCGCCGCGCGCATCATCGCCGACAAGCTTCAGGAAAAGCTCGGCCAGCCCTTCATCATCGAGAACAAGGCCGGCGCCGGCGGCATGATCGCGGGCGAAGCCTTCGCGAAGTCGGCGCCCGATGGCTACACGCTGTTCGTCGGCGCCAACGGGCCGGTGCTGTTCGCGACCGAGATCAACAAGCGCGAGGCCTATACCTGGAAGAAGGACTTCCTCCCCATTTCGACGATCTCGATGACGCCGCTGGTGCTCGAGGTGCATCCGTCGGTGCAGGCTAACACCTTCAAGGAATTCATCGAGCTCGCCAAGCGCGAGCCCGGCAAGCTGACCATGGCCTCGCCCGGCCCCGGCACCACCAACCATCTGCTTAGCGAGCTGATGCAGTCGAACCTCGACCTGCAATGGGTCACCGCGCACTACCGCGGCAACGCGCCGGCCATCAACGACCTCCTGGGCGGCCAGGTGCAGTTCGCATTCGACCAGCTCACGGTCAGCCTCCAGCACATCAAGGCCGGCCTGTTCCGCGCGCTTGCGGTCACCAGCCCGCACCGGCTGAAGTCGCTGCCTGACGTGCCGACCTTCGCCGAGCTCGGCTACAAGGATTTCGACGGCCAGACCTTTACCGGCCTGTTCGCGCCGGCTGGCACGCCGGGCCCGATCGTTGACAAGCTGCACGAGACGCTGGTCGCGATCCTGAAAGACCCCGGCGTGGTCGACAAGTTCGACAAGCTCGGCGGCGAAGCAACAGTGATGACGCCCGCGGGGTTCAGGGCTTATCTCGAGCGCGAGGACGCCAAGTGGATTCCGGTCGTGCGCAAAGCCAACATCAAGGCTGACTGA
- a CDS encoding alpha/beta hydrolase — protein sequence MPTITTKDGVEIFFKDWGAGQPIVFSHGWPLSSDDWDAQMMFFVTRGYRVIAHDRRGHGRSSQVADGHDMDHYADDLAAVTAHLDLKNAIHVGHSTGGGEVVHYIARHGESRVAKAAILSAVPPLMVQTAANPGGLPKSVFDDLQKQLAASRTQFYRDLPAGPFYGYNRPGAKPSEAVIQNWWRQGMMGGAKAHYDGIVAFSQTDFTEDLKKINVPVLVMHGDDDQIVPYADSAPLSAKLLKKGTLKTYKGFPHGMPTTHAETINADLLAFFKE from the coding sequence ATGCCCACCATCACCACCAAAGACGGCGTCGAGATTTTCTTCAAGGACTGGGGCGCGGGCCAGCCGATCGTGTTCAGCCATGGCTGGCCCCTGTCGTCAGACGATTGGGACGCGCAGATGATGTTTTTCGTCACGCGCGGCTACCGCGTCATCGCCCATGACCGTCGCGGCCACGGCCGCTCGTCGCAGGTTGCCGACGGCCACGACATGGATCATTACGCCGACGATCTCGCCGCAGTCACCGCGCATCTCGATCTCAAGAACGCGATCCATGTCGGCCATTCCACCGGCGGCGGTGAGGTGGTGCACTACATCGCGCGCCACGGCGAGAGCCGGGTGGCGAAGGCCGCGATCCTCTCCGCGGTGCCGCCGCTGATGGTGCAGACGGCAGCCAATCCCGGCGGTCTGCCGAAGAGCGTGTTCGACGACCTGCAGAAGCAGCTCGCCGCCAGCCGCACGCAATTCTATCGCGACCTCCCGGCAGGCCCGTTCTACGGCTACAACCGTCCCGGCGCAAAACCGTCCGAAGCGGTGATCCAGAACTGGTGGCGCCAGGGCATGATGGGCGGCGCGAAAGCGCATTACGACGGCATCGTTGCGTTCTCGCAGACCGACTTCACCGAGGACCTCAAGAAGATCAACGTCCCCGTGCTGGTGATGCACGGCGACGACGACCAGATCGTGCCTTACGCTGATTCCGCCCCGCTCTCGGCCAAGCTGCTCAAGAAGGGGACGCTGAAGACCTACAAGGGTTTCCCGCACGGCATGCCGACCACGCACGCCGAGACGATCAACGCCGACCTGCTGGCGTTTTTTAAGGAGTAA
- a CDS encoding flavin reductase family protein, which produces MRIDPTELGAERIYRLMTGIVVPRPIAWVTSLSSKGVLNLAPFSAFTFVSQKPPMLAISVGRKGADYKDTAHNILDTEEYVIHIADTPLMSAVHDSSVEHPPEISEVEHLGLETVPCERIKVPRLAAAPVAMECRFRQCLEFGEAKSRLIVGEVVMFHLRDGLVNDGKVETKALDPIARIGGPRYARLGEIVTLNTVFQTPKSKD; this is translated from the coding sequence ATGCGCATCGATCCCACCGAGCTCGGCGCGGAGCGCATCTACCGCCTGATGACCGGCATCGTGGTGCCGCGCCCGATCGCGTGGGTGACAAGCCTCTCCAGCAAGGGTGTGCTCAACCTCGCGCCGTTCAGCGCCTTCACCTTCGTCTCGCAGAAGCCGCCGATGCTTGCCATCAGCGTCGGCCGCAAGGGCGCCGACTACAAGGACACCGCGCACAACATCCTCGATACCGAGGAATATGTGATCCACATCGCCGATACCCCGCTGATGTCGGCGGTGCACGACAGCTCGGTCGAGCACCCGCCCGAAATCAGCGAGGTCGAGCATCTCGGGCTGGAGACGGTGCCGTGCGAGCGCATCAAGGTGCCGCGGCTTGCAGCGGCGCCGGTCGCGATGGAATGCCGCTTCCGCCAGTGCCTCGAATTCGGCGAGGCCAAGAGCCGGCTCATCGTCGGCGAGGTCGTGATGTTCCACTTGCGCGACGGCCTCGTCAACGACGGCAAGGTCGAGACCAAAGCGCTCGACCCGATCGCGCGCATCGGCGGGCCGCGCTACGCCCGGCTCGGTGAGATCGTGACGCTGAACACCGTGTTCCAGACGCCCAAATCGAAGGACTGA
- the hpaH gene encoding 2-oxo-hept-4-ene-1,7-dioate hydratase, translated as MLDSATIERLAACLDEAERSKALIPMFSKEYPDFSIEDAYAIQRAWTKLQLGRGRVIKGHKIGLTSKAMQNAVGINEPDYGVLFADMFYADATPIPFDRFQAPRIEVELAFVLKAPLRGPDCTIFDVLNATDYVTPALEILETRMHRVDPETGKMRKVMDTISDNAANAALVLGGRPIRPMDADLRWIGALLFRNGEVEETGLAAGVLNHPANGIAWLANRLAPHDEHLAAGEVVLAGSFTRPVDIRRGDTFHADYGAFGSVSCQFV; from the coding sequence ATGCTGGACAGCGCGACGATCGAACGCCTGGCCGCGTGCCTCGATGAGGCCGAGCGCAGCAAGGCGCTGATCCCGATGTTCTCGAAGGAATATCCCGATTTCAGCATCGAGGACGCCTACGCCATCCAGCGCGCCTGGACCAAACTCCAGCTCGGCCGTGGCCGCGTCATCAAGGGCCACAAGATCGGCCTGACCTCGAAGGCGATGCAGAACGCAGTCGGCATCAACGAGCCCGATTACGGCGTGCTGTTCGCCGATATGTTCTATGCCGATGCGACGCCGATCCCGTTCGACCGCTTCCAAGCGCCAAGAATCGAGGTCGAGCTCGCCTTCGTGCTGAAGGCGCCGCTGCGCGGGCCCGACTGCACCATCTTCGACGTGCTCAACGCCACCGACTACGTCACGCCCGCGCTGGAGATCCTGGAGACGCGCATGCACCGCGTCGATCCCGAGACCGGCAAGATGCGCAAAGTCATGGACACGATCTCGGACAACGCGGCCAACGCCGCGCTGGTGCTCGGCGGCCGGCCGATCCGCCCGATGGATGCGGATTTGCGCTGGATCGGCGCGCTGTTGTTCCGCAACGGCGAGGTCGAGGAGACCGGGCTTGCCGCCGGCGTGCTCAATCACCCCGCCAACGGCATCGCCTGGCTCGCCAACCGCCTCGCGCCGCATGACGAGCATCTCGCCGCCGGCGAGGTGGTGCTGGCGGGATCGTTCACGCGTCCGGTCGATATCCGTCGCGGCGACACGTTCCACGCGGATTATGGCGCGTTCGGCTCGGTGTCGTGCCAGTTCGTCTGA
- a CDS encoding ferric reductase-like transmembrane domain-containing protein: protein MTGWKLARVILIWAALVLAIGMPIAAAATSEQLAWRGPVYILAGFAGIVALALVLVQPLLIGGYLPGLSAYRGRRAHHWIGGALALAIVIHVAGLWITSPPDMIDALTYTSPTPFSPFGVTAMWAIFAVALLALLRRRLGLRPRTWRFVHMPLAIVIVAGSVAHCLLIEGTMETISKAALCALVLAATVKAMVDLQVWRKRRTLRGSEPA from the coding sequence ATGACGGGGTGGAAGCTCGCCCGGGTGATCCTGATCTGGGCCGCGCTCGTTTTGGCCATCGGCATGCCGATCGCCGCTGCAGCAACAAGCGAGCAGCTCGCCTGGCGCGGCCCGGTCTACATCCTCGCCGGCTTCGCCGGGATCGTTGCGCTCGCTCTCGTGCTGGTTCAGCCCTTGTTGATCGGCGGATATCTGCCGGGCCTCTCGGCCTATCGCGGTCGGCGCGCGCATCACTGGATCGGCGGCGCGCTGGCCCTGGCGATCGTGATCCACGTCGCCGGCCTCTGGATCACCAGTCCCCCTGATATGATCGACGCGCTGACCTACACATCGCCGACGCCGTTCTCCCCCTTCGGCGTCACCGCCATGTGGGCGATCTTCGCCGTCGCGCTGCTGGCCCTGCTGCGCCGGCGATTGGGTTTGCGGCCGCGAACCTGGCGCTTCGTTCATATGCCGCTGGCGATCGTCATCGTTGCCGGCAGCGTCGCCCATTGTCTGCTGATCGAGGGAACGATGGAGACGATCTCGAAGGCGGCGCTATGCGCGCTGGTGCTTGCGGCAACCGTCAAGGCCATGGTCGATCTTCAGGTGTGGCGAAAGCGAAGGACGCTCCGCGGCAGTGAGCCCGCGTAG
- a CDS encoding uridylate kinase has translation MTADKATVLEKLATRLLRVSLGRPVRVAIDGRTASGKTTLADEIASRVRSKGCPVIRTSIDGFHRPRAERYARGRYSAEGYYYDARDLAAVKTLLLAPLGPEGNRLYRTQSFDLENDLPIEQEPQLAPANAILIVDGTFLQRPELRDDWDVTIFVKTSEQTSEHRGVTRDAVHLGDEVLAQRLYAERYRPAFDLYERLCAPEKNADVLFLNEDFQRPQVHIRQDARLAGSI, from the coding sequence ATGACGGCGGACAAGGCAACAGTTCTGGAAAAACTCGCAACAAGGCTCTTGCGTGTTTCGTTGGGACGGCCTGTCAGGGTGGCGATCGATGGCCGCACTGCTTCCGGCAAGACGACTCTGGCTGACGAGATCGCGTCGCGCGTTCGCAGCAAAGGCTGTCCTGTTATTAGAACGTCGATCGACGGCTTTCATCGTCCCAGGGCCGAGCGCTATGCCCGCGGTCGCTATTCAGCCGAAGGCTATTACTACGATGCGCGCGATCTGGCTGCGGTGAAGACGCTCCTGCTTGCTCCATTGGGGCCGGAGGGAAACCGTCTGTATCGCACGCAATCCTTTGATCTGGAAAATGACTTGCCCATCGAACAGGAACCACAATTGGCACCAGCCAATGCCATTCTTATTGTCGATGGCACGTTTCTTCAGCGACCTGAACTGCGCGACGATTGGGATGTAACGATTTTCGTAAAGACGTCGGAGCAGACTTCTGAACATAGAGGTGTGACCCGTGATGCCGTTCACCTCGGTGATGAGGTCCTCGCGCAACGGCTCTATGCTGAGAGATACCGTCCCGCATTCGATCTTTATGAACGCTTGTGTGCGCCCGAGAAGAATGCCGACGTTCTGTTCCTCAACGAGGACTTTCAACGTCCACAAGTCCACATCCGCCAGGACGCGAGGTTGGCTGGAAGTATTTGA
- a CDS encoding amidohydrolase family protein has product MPTYLPFDPNPRRPVKAPPPKTIDSQFHVLGPIDKYPERPGAAYRMPTATWEAALRMHKALGIERGIIVQTTTYGADHAVVLDALAAMGPNYRGCANALVFAEASDSYLGKLHDAGVRGARFSFRQELGAVLSDADFARAIARIRELGWYVKIQPEKDGIVSSVAKYENLDVPVLIDHMARPDPEAGKNDPNLRKMLELLKKGNFWVMLSLGEKTSKAGAPYDDVIPIARAYTEAAIDRCVWASDWPHPVSVKQPPNDADLLELMYRYAPDQAELEKILVHNPAKLFGFPD; this is encoded by the coding sequence ATGCCGACCTATCTGCCGTTCGATCCCAATCCGCGCCGCCCGGTCAAGGCGCCGCCGCCGAAGACCATCGACAGCCAGTTCCACGTGCTCGGGCCCATCGACAAATATCCGGAGCGTCCTGGTGCTGCCTATCGGATGCCGACCGCGACCTGGGAAGCGGCGCTGCGCATGCACAAGGCGCTCGGCATCGAGCGCGGCATCATCGTGCAGACCACGACCTACGGCGCCGACCATGCCGTCGTGCTCGACGCTCTCGCCGCGATGGGTCCGAACTATCGCGGCTGCGCCAACGCGCTGGTGTTCGCCGAGGCGAGCGACTCCTATCTCGGCAAGCTGCATGACGCCGGCGTGCGCGGCGCGCGCTTCAGCTTCCGCCAGGAGCTCGGCGCGGTGCTGTCGGACGCCGATTTCGCGCGTGCCATCGCGCGCATCCGCGAACTCGGCTGGTACGTCAAGATCCAGCCGGAGAAGGACGGCATCGTCTCCAGCGTCGCCAAGTACGAAAATCTCGACGTGCCCGTGCTGATCGACCACATGGCGCGGCCTGATCCCGAGGCCGGCAAGAACGATCCGAACCTGCGCAAGATGCTGGAACTGCTCAAGAAGGGCAATTTCTGGGTCATGCTGTCGCTCGGCGAGAAGACCTCGAAGGCCGGCGCTCCCTACGACGACGTGATCCCGATCGCGCGCGCCTATACCGAGGCCGCCATCGACCGCTGCGTCTGGGCCAGCGACTGGCCGCATCCGGTCTCCGTGAAGCAGCCGCCGAACGATGCCGATTTGCTCGAGCTGATGTATCGCTACGCGCCCGATCAGGCGGAGCTCGAGAAGATCCTAGTGCACAATCCGGCGAAGCTGTTCGGGTTTCCGGACTAG
- a CDS encoding RidA family protein, translating to MTGQSRRKSIHIGGFKHANPIPNACRIGNLVMSGVILGRDAAGVMPESLDAQCANMFAHMKATVEAAGGSTDDIIKMTVWLKDRTQRGPVNVEWLKMFPDEHSRPARHALPMDNMDGGALVQCDFTAVID from the coding sequence ATGACGGGTCAGTCGCGGCGCAAGAGCATCCACATCGGCGGCTTCAAGCACGCCAATCCGATCCCGAACGCCTGCCGCATCGGCAATCTCGTGATGTCCGGGGTCATCCTCGGCCGCGACGCGGCCGGTGTGATGCCCGAGAGCCTCGACGCCCAATGCGCCAACATGTTCGCGCATATGAAGGCGACCGTGGAGGCCGCCGGCGGCAGCACCGACGACATCATCAAGATGACGGTGTGGCTGAAGGACCGCACGCAGCGCGGGCCGGTCAATGTCGAGTGGCTCAAGATGTTTCCGGACGAGCATTCGCGCCCGGCGCGCCACGCGCTGCCGATGGACAACATGGATGGCGGCGCGCTGGTGCAGTGCGACTTCACCGCCGTGATCGACTGA
- a CDS encoding EthD family reductase produces MAEIVVLYKTPKDAAAFDKYYAETHIPLAKKLPGLKKYAVSKGPVGSPAGPTGIHLVAILTFGSVADIQAAFASPEGQATGADVPKFASGGADILIFDTKDV; encoded by the coding sequence ATGGCTGAAATCGTCGTGCTCTACAAAACGCCCAAGGATGCCGCGGCCTTCGACAAATACTATGCCGAGACCCACATTCCACTCGCCAAGAAACTTCCCGGCCTGAAGAAATACGCCGTCAGCAAGGGGCCGGTCGGCTCCCCCGCCGGCCCGACCGGAATCCATCTCGTCGCCATTCTCACCTTCGGCAGCGTTGCCGACATCCAGGCGGCATTCGCCAGCCCGGAAGGCCAGGCGACCGGAGCTGACGTGCCGAAATTCGCCAGCGGCGGCGCTGACATCTTGATCTTCGACACCAAGGACGTGTGA